A region from the Parabacteroides sp. FAFU027 genome encodes:
- a CDS encoding L-threonylcarbamoyladenylate synthase has product MLIKIYPENPNQREIDKVVDILRDGGLIIYPTDTVYAIGCDALNVRAVEKICKLKGIDPRKENLSIICYDLSNISEFAKVDNITFKLMKKNLPGPFTFILNTHSSLPKIFRNRKTVGIRVPDHSIAREIIRQLGNPLLTTSVHSDDTIIEYMTDPELLEEKYQYDVDLVIDGGYGGLTASTVVDCSEGEAEIVRQGKGELIY; this is encoded by the coding sequence TCTATCCTGAAAATCCCAATCAGCGTGAGATTGATAAGGTGGTGGACATCCTGAGAGACGGAGGCCTGATTATTTATCCTACCGATACTGTTTACGCAATTGGTTGTGATGCGCTCAATGTGAGGGCGGTAGAGAAGATATGCAAACTCAAGGGGATAGATCCCCGAAAAGAAAATCTTTCCATCATTTGCTACGACCTTAGCAACATCAGCGAATTTGCCAAAGTGGACAATATCACTTTTAAGCTGATGAAAAAGAATCTACCCGGTCCGTTTACCTTTATTCTTAACACACACAGTAGCTTACCCAAGATTTTCCGTAACCGCAAGACGGTAGGAATCCGTGTGCCCGATCACAGCATCGCACGCGAGATTATCCGTCAATTAGGAAATCCGTTGCTAACCACATCAGTTCACAGTGACGATACTATTATCGAATACATGACTGATCCGGAATTGCTTGAGGAGAAATATCAATACGACGTAGATCTCGTGATTGACGGTGGTTACGGAGGGCTTACAGCTTCTACCGTTGTGGATTGTAGTGAAGGTGAGGCGGAAATTGTCCGTCAGGGAAAAGGGGAATTGATTTATTAA